The nucleotide sequence TTATGCTACTAACTGCACATAAAGCCCCAGCTTTCTAGTACAGTACATATAATCCTCTAAGTAGTGGATCATACTTTCAGTATGTATCTCGGAACATTTCTCCCTAGATACATACTGAGTTTTCTCTACTACTATCCCCTCACTCAATATCGGTACTATAACTATAACCTTATCTGGGAAGATCTGTACCTGCTCTAAGTGCTCTAAGAGGTATTCTACTTTTAATTTCTCATTACCATCTACATATCTGGATACCTCCTCATCTATGTTAGCAAGTACCTTATCTATCTCTGCAATATCTCCAGAGTTAGCCTTATTCTTTTCTGTTTCTGCTTTGAGCTGGATGATCCTCTCATCTAACTCCTCTGCTTTTTTCTGGTATTCCTGTTTATTTAGGATCCCATCTAAGTAGGCATCCAGTAGCTTACTTTTTCTGGAGAGCTCACGCTGTAGATCTGCCTCTGTATGCCCTCCATTTGCCTCTAGGAGCTGTTTTCTGAGCTTAGTAAGCCAATTTATCATATCATGCTTTATTGTGTCTGTATTTGCCTGTAATCGCTCTGATACTACCCCCATTATCTCCATGAGGGAGTTATAAGAGATATTTTCATTATCACAGCCTAAAGGATTTATCTCTCCAGCTTTCCCCATCGTGCTATCTCTTTTTCTGGTTCTCCTGCCTTTAGTCTGCTTTGTACTGCATACCCAGTACTCATCCTTAGATACTCTCTGTTTCCTCCAGTAAGGAGCCCCACAGATACCACATACCAGCTTACCACTAAAAGAGTATCCGCTGGTTTTCTTGCCTCTCCTGTCGGATCCTGTGGCTATTACTCTCTCCTCATGGATCTTACAGATTAGATCCCACTCCTCCTGTGTGACTATCGGAGGGAGAGCGTTTTCTACATATACCCACTCCTCCTTAGGGAGTTTTATAGTTTGCTTACTCTCAAAATCGTGTCTTTCTTTGTTTATAATCATGGTACCTACATTTTTACAATCATATACAAATTTAGGTATATCCATAGGTTTCCACGGTTTCCCTACCGTGTTACGGTATCCAGCATCATTAAGCTCCTTAGCTATGAGGGTAGAGCCTTTTCTTGCCATAATTCCCTCACACATGAGCCTCCTTACCTTAGCCTGTTCTGGATTTATATAATACTTACCATCTTTTTTATCCCATCCATACACGTTACCGCTACCCTGTAAGGCTATCTCCTGCCCTTGTCTGGCTTTCTCTATTCTGTGATCGTGGTAATTATGGAGTTTCTTACTAAGATTTCTACTAAACTCCTCCGCTATGATCGCTCGTACACCTGTGATAAGAGCATCATCTGGGGAATAAAATTTCCCATCCATGTACATAAACAGGAGCTTTCCTGTTTGTACTACCCTGTTAATAAAGAGGTACCAATCCAGAGTATTTCTCTGGAGCCTCTCTTGATCCTTGATTACTACAATATCAAATAAATCCTCATACAGATCCTCATAGAGCCTCTGGTAATCATCTCTGCCCTTTACCATCGTACCGCTCTTACTACGATCAATATACTCTCCTACCAGTTTCCAGCCATGATCCTTAATACATCCTCTATTCTCCTCAATCTGGAGTTCTATAGCGTTTAGTTGTTCCTCCTCCGCTGTAGATACTCTGGCATAAAATACCGCTCTCATACCAATAGTATCTCTTATATCCGTTATTTTCCTGTATGCCATCCTGTTTACCCTCCTGTAATAGTCCTGTGAGCTCCTGTGTGCCTCATACAGCCACTTTTATATATTAGGTGTAGACTTCTTACCCTCGATAAAATAGAGGGCTTTATGAGGCTGTTTTTCAGTTTCTATCTATTATACACCCCTTATATACTAGATACAACTAAAAAATGAGGGCTACCAGCATTTTACAGCCAGTAGCCCTCTATATGAAAAAATATTAAGGAGTGCCTAAAGGATTAAGGTAACTTGATTACCTGTCCGATGTTAATAAGGTTTTTATTTTTGATACCATTGAGCTTAACCAGAGTATCTACAGTAGTTCCATACTTTTTAGCGATCTTGCTAAGAGTATCTCCCTTAACTACTGTGTAGGTCTTACCAGAAATATCTCCAGCATTTACCCAGCCATATACAGTAGAGCCCTTACCAGAGATAGCCTGTAAATGATACGGATGTACCGCACCCTTAGCCTTGTTAGTTACCTTAGCCTGTCCTGCCTTACAACCGTATGCAACGCCACTAGCTGTAGAGCTGGTATAGTGGAGGCATCCTGTAAAGTTTACAATATCTCCAATATTGTAAGAGCCCCCTCCGTTACCAGATGGCTTAGGAGCCTCCTCTTTAGTAGCCTTAGAGCTGTACTTAGGAGTAACAAAGCCTCTGATATACTTACCGTTTACAGCAAGCTCTCTATATCCTACAGCGTTACTCTTGTTACCCTCGATAACCTTAATAACGCCTCCAGATACAGATACTACAATACCGATATGATCCGCACTACCTGTATTATCTCCTACTCCGTTATCATCCCAATCATAAAGGATCATATCCCCAGCGGATGGAGTGTAAGCATCATTCTCTACCCAGATACCCATATTCTTAGCAAGCTGGATAAACTGATTACAGCTACACTCTCTAGGGATAATATCTGTAAGCCCTGCCTTGATACCTACAGCGGATGCAAAAGTAGCACACCACGCATCTGTATACTTTACAGCGTAACTTCTAGGGAGTGGCTTACAAGCGTTATAAGTATCAATAATCTTTTTATGGGATCCGTCACTCTCTTTACAGCCTAACCAACCCTTAGCGATCTCAACAACCTTTGATCTGATTTCTTTTTCTGTCATAATAATACCTCCGATCTAAATACTTAAAAAGGAGAGCCCTGTAAAGGCTCTCCCTGTCTGTCTGATAAATATATTTACTGTGGAGCTGTATAGCTCTTTGCTCTGGCACTATCGCCTAATCCCTTTGTAGTCGGATCGTTCAGAGTGTTCCAAACCGATACCGCCACTAAAGAGAGTACATAAGGATTAGAGACAGCTCCTACAATGAGCTCCCCTACCTTACTCCATGTGGTAAGATCCTGTGCTGTAAGTCCTGCATACGCAAGCACAGGAGTTAAAATACTAAGTACAATCTGTACCCAGAATACAGGATTTTTTACTCTAACTTTTAAATTCATACTGTACCTCCTTGTGAGTTTGTTAATAGTTGCTACGATACCTCAAAATGAGGTAAAGAGATAAACTGGATCACCTCCTTACTTTAATCCTACAGAAACCGCTAAGTATCCTAAGATAAGTGTTACAAGCCCTGTTACAATAAGCCACTTGAATTTATCCCACTTATCCCCATCCTTACCCTCCAGCTTGTTAAGCCTCTCAACGGTTTCATTCAGATCCCCACGCATATACTTAACCTCAGTAGCCAGCTCCTTTATAGCTCCGATCATCTCACTGTTACTTTTGAGTATCTCATCATGCTCATTAAGTCGATTAGTGTTACTCTTTGCTCGCTGTTCTACCTCAGTAAGTCTGTGCTCGATGTTAATATTTGCATCTGTAGCCATATCCATAAGATCCTCCTTTCCGCCATAATAAAAGGGAGAGCATTTAGCTCTCCCCATGTGGCTTACTCTGCAAGCTCTGGTAAATCAAGATCAATGAGGATCTGCTTAACCTGCTCTCTGATTACAGGCGGTGCATCATTGATCGTCTTTTTGCCCTTTACAATAAGGGTAGCGTAAATTACTGCCATAGCTTTTACCTCCTTTCTGAGTATTGTTTTTAAGATAATATTGAGTAACATACTACTCATTATCTCCGTCTAAGATTTTTTGTACGGCTTTTCTGAGATCCTTTGGTATATTATCAATAGTCCTTAACCCTTTGCGGATCAAAGTAGCGTAAACCTGTGCCATAATCTTTCTCCTCCCTCTTAGTTAGCTGATAACCCTAACATCTGCTCATACACATCTACTAAGGCTAACTGTAAATCTGTAGCCTGCTCCTCTAAGGAGCTGTTTTTCTCTGCCATTAGCTGGATGTACTCATCTTTCTCATAGATCTCCTGTGTTTCAATTTCAAACCCATCAAACCCAGAGCTAAGATCTCCCTCCTTAGCCTCCTCATGGATCTCTTTGATACCTGTATTTACATATACATGGTAATCATCAATCTCAAGAGGCTTTACGCTCTCCGCTGTAGTTCTTACGTTTACAAATTTCTGCATTACCTTTTACCTCCTTTAAGTAATAATTGTGCGTATATTCTACATTAGGCTCTACATATTTCTGGTATAGCCTAAAGCTATCACAATGCTGTAGCCAGCCCACATAGCTATTAAATGAGCACCACTCACTATAAGTAGGGCTCACATTGTTTTCTCTTTTACTGGAGATGCTAAGCATCCTACGCTTAAATGTTTTGCAAGTCGATTTTCTGAGTAAGGTATACTCTCCGAAAAATCTATAGCCTACAAAATCTACACCTCTTACCTTAGTAGGAAATACCTGCCAGTTATGCTTAAGCACCTGCTTAAGATTTACCGCCATAAACTCATCTAACTCTCTTTTGAGTTTGTGTAATTCCTCTTTACTGCTACCGAAAATAACCATATCATCCATGTATCTAAAGTAGTACTTAACGCCCTTAACCTCTTTGAGCCAGTGATCTACTACAGATAGATTAAAATTACCGTCATACTGGCTAACATAGTTTCCAATGGGAATACCTACGCCATCCACAAACTCTCTACCGTTATCGTCTATGATAATATTTACCGCCACACCTAGCCTCTGGAGGATCTCTATATTTTCCTCTGTGGCTGGACAAGTACTAATACTATCTATGATCTCATCCATTAACCAGATAAGCTCCTCATCCTTAAAGAGCTCTCTATACTTAGCCTTTAGTACATCGTGTACAATGCTGGGATAATACTTTCTTACATCCAGCTTTAAACAATACTTTGTAGCCTCTGGATCTGATACTAAAATACTGGGTATCCACTTCTCCGATACTACTTTTCCATCTTTCTTAATCTTTTTCTTATACCCTCGTAATTGATTGATAATAGGCTGGATCCCTCTGTTAGGGATTGCACTATAGGTATCTTTTGTCATGGAATTAAGTAAGTAGGGCTCTATAACCTGTAAGATAGCCCATTGACATATACGGTCTGGATAGTACGGTAACTTATAAATCTCCCTCTCCTTACTTCCCTCTTTTCTTACAAAAGTTTCATAGTCTGAGGTATGATACCTGTGTTCTATTAGATTTTCCTGTAGCCTCCTTAGGTAATGATCCAGATCTTTCTCTATACGCTTTACCTCTGCATACCACCCTTTACCTCTCTTTGCGTTCTTGTGGGCTTTTCTAAGATTATCCATATCGCATATCTTAGAAAATAAATCTCCAGTATCTTTCATGTGTTTTGGCACCCACCTTATCATAATTTTGTATGTGCATAAGAGGGAGCTAACTACCTGTTGTAGTACCCCTGTGCTATCGTTCACATAACAATCAGTTCTTAGCTTGCTAGGCTAACATGGTTTACGGATCTCCCCGCACATAAGCACCCTCTTAGCTATTTTTTACCGCTCCTCATAGAGGAGTTTTATGTTTTGGCAAGAGCCACGGTAGCTAAATCTCACTTATATAAATAAGTGTCATGGTGTAACACACTTTTACTATTTTTCTTTTTATATGCACATATAGTAAGTGACTGCTGATATTCCGATTGCGATTAGAGGAGGTATTATTCAGATTAAGATACCATGCACCACATTTAGTACCATTATTCCATTTACCACCTAATTTAGTAACACGAAACGCCTTTTAGCTACCGACAAAAAGGGTAATAAAAAAGAGCTTTACAGCCCTCTCTATTACCCTCTTTGATTTCTTTATTTTGTTGAGTTTATGATGCTATTGTTATGCACTAATCTTTGTCTGAGGCACATACAGCAAGCGACCGCCGACACTCCGAACGCGATCCGAGGAGGCATTACCCAGATGAAGAAACCATGCACCACACCTAGCACCATAAGTCCATCTACCACCCAATATAGCAACACGAAAACCATCATTGTTATTCCAATAATAATCTCCTACTGGGAGGTTAGATGCACCGTTATGCTCCGCACAAAGGAAAAGATCTGGATGATCCTCATCGTATCCAAAGCCACTAATATAGCCCTCTCCTGTGGCAATATTAAAATCTAAGGCTTTGTATCCATCGGCTGTAGTATCATCCTTACACTCTCCATAAGGCTTAACAAAAGCATTGTATACTCCGCTTGCCTTATCGTTATAAATATTGATAGCATCCAGCCAAGTCCAGATATTACCCCAGAGGTTTTCTTCTCCTCTGTAAGATACTGAGCACTTACCATCTACTCCAGCGTTAGGATCAATACCAGATCCATTACCTAAACCAGAGGTAGCACCTGTTACTACAGCCATGTTAGTAGATCCATCGTCTGTAAAAGTACTTACACCCTGTCCGATAACGCTTTGAGCGTTCATAGAGGCATACTCTACTAAGATAAGCCACTGAGTAGCTGTAAGAGCGAAAATGTTATGAGATTTCCAGCCCTTACCTCTGTTAGTACAGAGCTTTCTTACGTTTGCTCTAGTGAGGTTCTGTGTAAGTCCACTGGCTGGCTTAGCACCTGCAATAGAGGAGAGCATATCTGTAGCAAAATCCGCTACCTGCTCATCCGCCTTAAGGTATGCTCCAGCGGAGGTATCAAAGATAGATCCCTCAAAGGCTGAGAGGTAAATCTTATCCTGTAAGATACCGTTATCATCTAAGAAACCATCCACAGGCTTAAATCCTGCCTTAGGTGTAGGGCTGATATAAAATCTAGCCTTATCATATTTCTTACCTCTACCAGAGGAGGAAACGCTGGATTTTACAGGCACAACCTTAGTATAGAATAAAGGCTGTTCTACCATAGTCTGTACCTTAGTACCGCTAGGATATTCTGTAGTACCCTTTGTAATGGTAGCTGAGGTAGCTCCTGCCTCTGAGTAACCTGTTTCCCCTCTGTAGGCTACCATAACGCCCTCATTAGTAAGGTTACATCTCTTTCTACCACCCCACGGAGCGAGCTTATCAAAATCTGCACCAGAGGTAAGATTTTCTGCTCCTGCTAATCTTGTAAATTTCTTATTTACAAAATCTACCTCTACTCCGTATACATCGGAGCTCTCATAGCCTACAAAGCTCTTAACATCGTTAATCTGCTCCTGTAAATTAACGATCTGGGCTACAGTAGCTCCAGCGGTAGGATCTACGTTTACCTTTACGCTAGAGGCATTAGATACCGCTGTTACAAGATCCACCATAAGGGAGCTCACACCGATACCATTAAATGGAGGCATATAATCCGCTGTAGCGGTACTCTCATCTGCCACTGAGATACTGTAGAGGATCTCTCCAGCCTGTGGATCATTTGCATAAAGTCCTAAGTTTCTTACATAATAACCCTGCCCTAAGGTCTGATTAGAGAAACTAGCGGATACTGTAACATTAGATCCATTCTTTCTCACTACAGAGGCTACCTTTTCCTCCTGTTTGATAGTACCGATACCTGTCATACTTGCCAGATCCCCAGATAACTTAGCATCGGATACCTTGATCTTAGTAAACTCCAGCTTAGTAGTACCTGCTACCACTTTTGCTAAGAGTTCCTGTCCTTTTTTTGTGATTACTGCACTCTTAAAAGCACCCATTTTATCACACTCCTTTTCTTTAATTTATTGTAATAACTGTAGCTGTGTTTACAGGGCTTGCTACAGTAGTATTACCGCTGTTAGTTGCTTTGCTGTTAATATCGTGGGTAATGATTTTTGTAAACGCCATTCCAACGCCTACTCCCTCATAATGAGGGCTTTCTACCTCATCCTTTACAGCTATATCCATTGTGATAGCTCCAGAGGAGCCTCCTGTAGATAATGCCTGTGCTACATTGAGATCTGAGCTCTTATTTACAGTACTCTTTATATCGTGAGTGATAATGTGAGTACCAGCTCTGCCTAAGCCTACACCGTAGTACATAGGGCTCTCTGTAGCTATCTTAGGGTTAATATCGTTTGTGATCTGATACCTCATAGCCACACAGGATACTACCGCCACACTAAAAGGAGTTGTATTTCCCTCCTCCAGAGTGTTTTTAAGATCCAGCACCAGATTACAGGGGATCATATCCTGCAAAATAGAGGAGATCGTATCAAACGCCCCCTCTATCCCTAAATGAGTTATAATCTCTACAAAATAATTTTTATAATCTGGATTAACGCTAAAGTTATCATCTCCACAGATACTAATAAGCCTGTTATAAAGCTCTTTCTCCGTATAAGGTACTTTATCATTCCACTTAACCAGCACATTAAAACGCCTTGTTTCTAGGCTGGCTCCTGCCTCTGGGTAAATACCCATCATATCCTCAAAACGCTTAATACCGTACTCATCCGCTGTTTCAATAAACATATTGTTAAGAGTACGCTCAATCTGTTCTAGGATGTACTTAAGCTCTGGCGTTTCCGCCTTTGCTATCTCCTTAAACTCTTTAAGCTGTCGGAGTACAGGCATCCAATAGCCTAATAGATCAATCTCTCTAGCCAATATAAACACCTCCTAACAGAGGTATCTCCTCCTGTGCTAAGGCTAAGTTACTGGCTACATCGTTTAGCTGTGTATCCGCCACATCTAAGATCCCATCCAGATTAAGGAGCCTGTTTTCTATCTGAGAGATACGCACTACTAAGTTACCTTTCTCCCAGTTCTTACGCATTTCTAAGAAATACGCCTCCAGAGTTTCCTCCGCCTTAGGTTTTACCTGTGACCACTGGTAGCCATCATTTAGAGTTATTCTGGATTTTATGCTTACTGTCTTACCCACAGCGGATACTACTGTTACGGTATGACCTATAGGAGCTATGCCACTACCTGTACCCTGTGGATCTGGATCTATAGCCTCCTGCACCGCTTTTACCAGTGTGCTAGATGCTACTCCAAAATCACTATTGATAATGATTAACTTAACAGTGCCTCCCCCATTCCACACAGGGATAACCACTGTACCGCCTACACCATCCAGAGCATCGGTTTTCTCTACATAATCCTGCTTATTACCGCCAAAAGGGTTACTATCAAAGGAGTTAAGGTATCGTGTCCTTAGAGCCTCTGTATCCTCCTCATCCTCCGCTGGGATAAGGAGCTCTGTAAGCTCTCCAGTAAGATCCTTATCAATGTACTCAATGGAGCTAAGCTCTCCAAAAAACTTATTGCCATTAGTACCCTCTGTTTCACACTCCATCTTATAATAAAAATAGCCATCGGCACTCTCTATAAATGCTGTGGCTACATAGTTAAGCTCATTCAGATTAAATCTGGATCCTATAGGGATCTCCATATTAAATTTACCCTTTAGAGTAGCCTTAGTAGCCTCATAAGGGATAATACCTCTTTCCTTACATCGGAGGATTAGAAATTCTCTTACTGCGGTATCTGCATACCCATTATTTACGATATTACCTAGTTGGATATATACATCTGCGTGCTCTGCGGATACAGGGGCTATAGCGTTCATAATAACGGAGCCCTCACGCTTATCTACATCACTTGCCACCCTTGCTAGGGATCTATCTAATATATTTTCGTATGTCTGATCCTCATACATCCATTTCCACCTCCTTACTACCTACATCTGTTACCAGAGTAAATTTTATGTGGAGTACATCTTTAATCTGGGATACCTCCAGATCTTGTACTCCTGTTATGTGCTCATTCTCAAATAAGCACTCCTCCATATACCGCCTTACCTCGCTATTAAGGTACTCCTCACTGTAGCTATATCCGATGAGATCATAAACCTCATCCCCATAACCCCAGCTATATATAATCCAGCGGTATCTCTTAGCCTTAAGAGCTAAGTAAGCCCACACACAAAGAGCATCTACACCAGTTACAATCCTCCCTGTGAGTGTGCCTTTTTCAAAGTCGATCTCATACTCACGGATAGAGGAGGCTGTTACCTCTTGATCCGCTAGAGTAAGATCCTCTGTTGTTGCAAAAGGAAATAAACTCATTTACGCCTCCACCACCCTTGCTATGATTACATACTTGTTATTATCATTAAGTTTCTGTACCAGCACCATATCCCCAGCTTTAAGCCCATCAGTATAGGTTATCTGGCTCTGTTTCCATGCCCTAGTATCTGGATCTGGGTTATCCTTACTGGCAAAACCGTTACTCTGTGTAGTATCCACAGATACTCCAGATACATAAGGTACTTTTATTTGTCTGGTATACCCTGCTACTAAATAATCTGCTATATACAGATCCTCAGCATTGAGTACCAGATCATCTATCTTTACGCTGTTAGAGCTTTGCATTATTCCTAGCTGGGCTAAGGTAGGATTATCTTTAGCTCCCTGTGATCGCATCATCTCTAGCACTTCTGCATATTGATGATCGTTTTTCATGTTATTCCCAGTACCAGCCATGCTATCCCTCCTTAGTATCCATCATTTGTTTTAGAGTTACTGTTAAGCTCATGGTAGCTACTCCATTTTGCCATGTATGAGTATCTGCATCTATCCACACTACACCGCTGAGCCCTGTAGAGCTATCTCTCACTACCGCCCCTGCTCCTGTTACTGCCTCATTGAGGTTTACACACTCCAGAGTAAAGGTTTTCTCAACCGTCTTAAACATACTCTTAGCTGTGGTAGTAGCATCCTTGCCCTCCTCTTTAGTGTAAGTCTGCTGGAATATACCGTACTTTTTCACATCTGCATCATTTTGTACTACTCCCTGTGGTTTACCCTCTCCGTCATAAATACGAACCTTATTAACCATGTTAGTAATGCTCTCTTTATAGTTAGAGCTGGTAATATTGCTATCCTCTGTGATCTCAATACTGCATACCACCTTACCCATTTCCTCTACATTGAGGTAGCCTTTTTTAGCTACCACCCTGTAGCTTACTCCGTTCTGTTGATATGCCTGTGTATAGGCTCTCATAATAATCTCATAGATAGATACATTCTGTACTATGAGTTTCTGTGTTAGCCCTGTCTGAGCTAAGGAGCCTACAGGGATCTCCATATCATCACACACCATCTGAGTTATCGCCTCCGCTGTTTTAGAGCTAAAATTGTAAGTGGCGTTACTCTTGATGGTATAGAAAAGAAGATCATAACAGGTATAAGTAACTGTACCTGTGGTACTGCTTGCCTCCCTCTCTACTACATAGCCTCTAAAAAGCTCTGTTTTTCCATCATCCTCAAATAGATAAACAGGATCCGCTAAGTTTATGGTAAGAGGAGTAATATTTTTATCTAATGGAGCGTTTACAATGTGTAGCTCTAACTTTCTGGCTACCTCTGTTTTACTACCGCCCCAGCTCATAGAGGATACATACTCTGTTATGTCTGTATTCTTATGCACTACTATCACTCTTTACCACCTCCTAAGGGATCGTTAATACTTGATTAGGATAGATAAGATTAGGATTTTTTATCTTATCCCTGTTAGCATTATAGATCTTAGTGTACTGAGCTCCACTACCGTAAAACTGTTTAGCTATTTTCCAGAGGCAATCTCCACGCTTTACCGTGTAGGTTCTGGCTGTATTAGTAGCCTGTGGCTTTGTAGCCCTTACTGTAGGCTTTACAGTAGCTATAGTAACGGTAGCTCTCTTTGTCTTTATCTTTTTGTACTCCTTTATATTACAGGTATAATAAATATCTCCTGTAGCATCCTGCTCTCCCCACACAAAGCTCTCTACTGTAGCCTCCATGTTAAGAGTGCCTGTAATGATAACCCTAATAGGAGTACCAGACTTTCTCCAGCTCTCGATCTTCTCTACATAAGTTAAGGGCTGTTTACGCCCTGCATTATTGCTAAAGTTATAATCTTTTGCTGGAAAAAAAGACTTAAGAGAAATTTCTCTTAAGCCTGTATTACCGATAAGGTTTACATCTCCCACCTGTATTACATTGACAACCGTATTTTTATGAGCTACGGACACCGTGTAATCAGAGGGCTTAACTGGGAGTTGAAACTTATCGCTATTCTGTTGTAACCAAAATTCCATTAAGTATCCTCCTCCCTGTTAAGTCATATTAGGTAACAACTTTTTGAATTTTGCCACCATATCAGAAACAACCTTATCTGTATCTGCCTCTTTCTCAATGATTACCGTATCCGCCAATTTTTCAATCGTTAC is from [Eubacterium] eligens ATCC 27750 and encodes:
- a CDS encoding DUF7365 family protein, with protein sequence MATDANINIEHRLTEVEQRAKSNTNRLNEHDEILKSNSEMIGAIKELATEVKYMRGDLNETVERLNKLEGKDGDKWDKFKWLIVTGLVTLILGYLAVSVGLK
- a CDS encoding phage tail-collar fiber domain-containing protein; the encoded protein is MGAFKSAVITKKGQELLAKVVAGTTKLEFTKIKVSDAKLSGDLASMTGIGTIKQEEKVASVVRKNGSNVTVSASFSNQTLGQGYYVRNLGLYANDPQAGEILYSISVADESTATADYMPPFNGIGVSSLMVDLVTAVSNASSVKVNVDPTAGATVAQIVNLQEQINDVKSFVGYESSDVYGVEVDFVNKKFTRLAGAENLTSGADFDKLAPWGGRKRCNLTNEGVMVAYRGETGYSEAGATSATITKGTTEYPSGTKVQTMVEQPLFYTKVVPVKSSVSSSGRGKKYDKARFYISPTPKAGFKPVDGFLDDNGILQDKIYLSAFEGSIFDTSAGAYLKADEQVADFATDMLSSIAGAKPASGLTQNLTRANVRKLCTNRGKGWKSHNIFALTATQWLILVEYASMNAQSVIGQGVSTFTDDGSTNMAVVTGATSGLGNGSGIDPNAGVDGKCSVSYRGEENLWGNIWTWLDAINIYNDKASGVYNAFVKPYGECKDDTTADGYKALDFNIATGEGYISGFGYDEDHPDLFLCAEHNGASNLPVGDYYWNNNDGFRVAILGGRWTYGARCGAWFLHLGNASSDRVRSVGGRLLYVPQTKISA
- a CDS encoding CD1375 family protein; the protein is MAQVYATLIRKGLRTIDNIPKDLRKAVQKILDGDNE
- a CDS encoding CD1375 family protein, translated to MSSMLLNIILKTILRKEVKAMAVIYATLIVKGKKTINDAPPVIREQVKQILIDLDLPELAE
- a CDS encoding DUF2634 domain-containing protein, which gives rise to MSLFPFATTEDLTLADQEVTASSIREYEIDFEKGTLTGRIVTGVDALCVWAYLALKAKRYRWIIYSWGYGDEVYDLIGYSYSEEYLNSEVRRYMEECLFENEHITGVQDLEVSQIKDVLHIKFTLVTDVGSKEVEMDV
- a CDS encoding phage holin family protein — its product is MNLKVRVKNPVFWVQIVLSILTPVLAYAGLTAQDLTTWSKVGELIVGAVSNPYVLSLVAVSVWNTLNDPTTKGLGDSARAKSYTAPQ
- a CDS encoding baseplate J/gp47 family protein yields the protein MYEDQTYENILDRSLARVASDVDKREGSVIMNAIAPVSAEHADVYIQLGNIVNNGYADTAVREFLILRCKERGIIPYEATKATLKGKFNMEIPIGSRFNLNELNYVATAFIESADGYFYYKMECETEGTNGNKFFGELSSIEYIDKDLTGELTELLIPAEDEEDTEALRTRYLNSFDSNPFGGNKQDYVEKTDALDGVGGTVVIPVWNGGGTVKLIIINSDFGVASSTLVKAVQEAIDPDPQGTGSGIAPIGHTVTVVSAVGKTVSIKSRITLNDGYQWSQVKPKAEETLEAYFLEMRKNWEKGNLVVRISQIENRLLNLDGILDVADTQLNDVASNLALAQEEIPLLGGVYIG
- a CDS encoding CHAP and LysM peptidoglycan-binding domain-containing protein, coding for MTEKEIRSKVVEIAKGWLGCKESDGSHKKIIDTYNACKPLPRSYAVKYTDAWCATFASAVGIKAGLTDIIPRECSCNQFIQLAKNMGIWVENDAYTPSAGDMILYDWDDNGVGDNTGSADHIGIVVSVSGGVIKVIEGNKSNAVGYRELAVNGKYIRGFVTPKYSSKATKEEAPKPSGNGGGSYNIGDIVNFTGCLHYTSSTASGVAYGCKAGQAKVTNKAKGAVHPYHLQAISGKGSTVYGWVNAGDISGKTYTVVKGDTLSKIAKKYGTTVDTLVKLNGIKNKNLINIGQVIKLP
- a CDS encoding RNA-directed DNA polymerase yields the protein MKDTGDLFSKICDMDNLRKAHKNAKRGKGWYAEVKRIEKDLDHYLRRLQENLIEHRYHTSDYETFVRKEGSKEREIYKLPYYPDRICQWAILQVIEPYLLNSMTKDTYSAIPNRGIQPIINQLRGYKKKIKKDGKVVSEKWIPSILVSDPEATKYCLKLDVRKYYPSIVHDVLKAKYRELFKDEELIWLMDEIIDSISTCPATEENIEILQRLGVAVNIIIDDNGREFVDGVGIPIGNYVSQYDGNFNLSVVDHWLKEVKGVKYYFRYMDDMVIFGSSKEELHKLKRELDEFMAVNLKQVLKHNWQVFPTKVRGVDFVGYRFFGEYTLLRKSTCKTFKRRMLSISSKRENNVSPTYSEWCSFNSYVGWLQHCDSFRLYQKYVEPNVEYTHNYYLKEVKGNAEICKRKNYSGERKAS
- a CDS encoding putative phage tail protein translates to MFILAREIDLLGYWMPVLRQLKEFKEIAKAETPELKYILEQIERTLNNMFIETADEYGIKRFEDMMGIYPEAGASLETRRFNVLVKWNDKVPYTEKELYNRLISICGDDNFSVNPDYKNYFVEIITHLGIEGAFDTISSILQDMIPCNLVLDLKNTLEEGNTTPFSVAVVSCVAMRYQITNDINPKIATESPMYYGVGLGRAGTHIITHDIKSTVNKSSDLNVAQALSTGGSSGAITMDIAVKDEVESPHYEGVGVGMAFTKIITHDINSKATNSGNTTVASPVNTATVITIN
- a CDS encoding recombinase family protein, which produces MAYRKITDIRDTIGMRAVFYARVSTAEEEQLNAIELQIEENRGCIKDHGWKLVGEYIDRSKSGTMVKGRDDYQRLYEDLYEDLFDIVVIKDQERLQRNTLDWYLFINRVVQTGKLLFMYMDGKFYSPDDALITGVRAIIAEEFSRNLSKKLHNYHDHRIEKARQGQEIALQGSGNVYGWDKKDGKYYINPEQAKVRRLMCEGIMARKGSTLIAKELNDAGYRNTVGKPWKPMDIPKFVYDCKNVGTMIINKERHDFESKQTIKLPKEEWVYVENALPPIVTQEEWDLICKIHEERVIATGSDRRGKKTSGYSFSGKLVCGICGAPYWRKQRVSKDEYWVCSTKQTKGRRTRKRDSTMGKAGEINPLGCDNENISYNSLMEIMGVVSERLQANTDTIKHDMINWLTKLRKQLLEANGGHTEADLQRELSRKSKLLDAYLDGILNKQEYQKKAEELDERIIQLKAETEKNKANSGDIAEIDKVLANIDEEVSRYVDGNEKLKVEYLLEHLEQVQIFPDKVIVIVPILSEGIVVEKTQYVSREKCSEIHTESMIHYLEDYMYCTRKLGLYVQLVA